The Aedes albopictus strain Foshan chromosome 2, AalbF5, whole genome shotgun sequence region CCCAGCTGCGACCTTCCGTTATGGCCTGAATTTTGGCGACCCTATTCGCCACGAACGTAGTCCAGGTTCCAGGTGCAGATTTAATCCACTGCAGCACGCATGTTGAATCTGTCCAGAAGTAAACGTTGACATCCAATTTCACAGCGTTCGACACCTTTTCCCAGAGCTGCGCAGACAGGAGTGCTCCACACAATTCCAACCGCGGCAGAGACTGGGTCTTTAGGGGTGCAATCTTCGATTTCGAAGTAAGTAGATGGACGGAAACTGTGCCATATTGGTTCTCGCTGCGCACGTAGACTGTTGCACCGTAGGCTACCATCGACGCGTCACAGAAACAGTGGAACTCTACTGATCGAGCTCCAGGTGTAATAACGCATCGCGGAACTTGGATCGTATTCAAAAGCGGAAGTTGTTCGTGGTATTTTCGCCATTCCTCGCCCACCGTTTGAGGCAGTTGATCATCCCAGGCTAGTTTTCGATCCTTCTCATTTTCCAGAGTCCATAGGCGCTGCATAAAGACCTTCGCAGTCGTGATAGTCGCACCCAGCAGCCCTAGAGGATCGAATAGTTTCGCAACGATACTTAGCACGTTTCGTTTCGTTAAATGTTGCCCTTCAACGAACGGTGGAATGGTGAATTGAAACTTGAAACAGTCTGCGTTGGGAAGCCAAGTCAGTCCCAACGTTTTGACTTCAGCGTCTTGGTCCCAATCGATTCCATCAGCAGTAGGTAGGGCCAAGTCCTCCTTGGGGATAtccttcaaaacttctggacgattCGACGCCCATTTCCTCAATCGAAATCCTCCGCTTAGCAGCATGGCATCGAACTGGCAACGTAGAACGATAGCAGACTCCACGTCGTCTGCACCGGAAATGACATCATCCATGTAGACATCCTCGTCAATGGCTTTCGCAGCCAATGGAAAGTTCCCTCGTTCATCTTCCGCCAACTGTTTGAGGGTGCGAGTAGCTAGAAACGGTGCAGATTTCGTACCATATGTGACCGTGATTAGCTCGTAGGTGACTATCTCGTTGTCCGGTCCAAACCATAGAATACACTGTAGAGGTGTGTCGCGTTCGTTGACCCAAATTTGACGAAACATCTTTTCCACGTCGGAGACTACCATAACCTGTCGTATTCGACTCCGTAGGATAATTGACCGTAGATCCTGTTGCACTATAGGTCCTGCAAACAGCGCATCGTTTAGCGAGATGCCTGTAGACGTCTTGCAGGACGCGTCGAACACCACCCTGACCTTGGTTGTGGTGCTTGATTCCTTGATTACCGGATGATGTGGTAAGTAGACTCGTTGGACTGCGTCGTTGCTGTCCTCCACCATCCGCATATGGCCAAGTTCCAAGTATTCGGCCATGAAATCGTTATACTGCCCTTGAAGTTCCGGGTTTCTTGACAACCGTCGTTCCACACTCCGCAGTCGTTTCTCTGCTATTTCCCTTGATTCTCCGAGCTGTCGCAGGATCTGCTCGTCCTTGGGAAGAGTAACGGTGTAGCGACCATCTGCTTCCCTTCGCACTGTACGCACAAACTGCTCCTCGCAGCGCGTTTCCTCCGGCGAATAGCTATTGACGGTTCCTACTTCCTCACAGGACCAAAACCGTGTCAATATTTCCACCAAGTTTTCCGAAATAGCGATATTGCAGGATAGTCGACCTTGAACTGCACCATCCACCGGTGCGAAGATTTCTCCGGATACGATCCACCCGAAAACTGATTCGGTGAGTGTGGGCAGCCCCTGGCCCAACGATATTTCCTTCCCCGACTGGAAGAAACTGAAGAAGGCTTGGATTCCCAGAACGATATCCACCTTTCGAGAGCGGAAGAACTCCGGATCCGCTAGCTCGACTTCTTGTGGTAGATTCCACCCATTGATCTTGACAGTAGCTGTAGGCAAGCAAGCTGTAACGTTCGGCAGAATCAGGAACTCCATAGACCTTGAGTATTCCGAGGTTCGAGACTTGACTGTAGCTTCAATCTTCCGTGTGACCCTCGTATTGGTTTGACCAACTCCTTGGATTGAAATGTCGACCTTTTTCGCAGAGATCTTCATCAACCTACTCAGACTTTCCGAAATGAAATTGCATTCGGAGCCCGAGTCTAGTAGTGCACGTGCAGGATAGCGTGATCCTTGGTCGTCTTCAACAAGAACAATCGCAGTTGCCAGGAGAATTTGAGAGGACGACACCTTAGCCATGTTAGAAGACATTGTTCTCGATGACGTCTGTGGATCTGAAGCTGATGGACCTTGCTTAGCGCCTTCCGTCGAATTTCCAGCCTCAGTTGAACTGTGGTTCGAACTACGTTCCTGGGATTTGAAGCACATTACGGTATGATGCCTGGCTCTGCAGTTTCGACAACTGTACTTCGAAGAACAATCTCTTGCAATGTGACCTCCCTTCAAGCAGTTTCGACATAGAGAATGGCTACGCAGAAAAGATTCCCTGTTGGACATCGGTAACTTCAGGAAATCGGGGCAGATGTGCAATCCGTGGACTTCTGAACAGGATGGACATTTCGCACTGTTGGACTGTATCGCATTATGGCTCGTTCTTTGGAAGAAAGGTTTCCGTTTTTCCTGTGACGTAGAGTCCCGTTTCATCTCTGGTTTCGCTGGCAATGATTCCAAAATCTGGATACGCCGTTGAAGAAAGTCGAGTAATTCCTTGACGGTGTCCTTGTCTTTAGCAGACGCGTGTTCCTCCCAACCACGCCGGGTTGTAGGATCTAAACGAGAGCTGAGGAGTTCTACTAACAACAAATCCTTGTATTCAGCAGCCTCAACTACCTGGTCCAAGTTTTGGACAGCCCTATCGAAACCTTCTACCAGTCGTTGTAGTTCCCCGACAGATTCCTTAGCAAGAGACGGCAAATTTAGCAACGCCTGCACTTGCCTTTTCCTCAAAAGTTTGCTGTTATTGTAACGTTTAAGCAACGTATCCCACGCAATTTGGTAGTTGGCCGCAGTGATCTTCAGAGGGTCGAGAAGCGCCTTTGCCTCTCCGCCAAGGCAGCCCTTGAGATAGTGGAACTTCTCAACAGGAGGTAGATCTGCCTTATGGTGAATCAGGGATGTGTAGATGTCCCTGAAGCTGAGCCACTCGTCAATATTGCCATCGAAACACTGTAGCTTAATTTGCGGCAGACGAACATGATCCACCACACCATGAAATGAACCATCATCTACTCGAACGGTTTGATTTTGAGGATCGACACCGCTCAGTTCGTTCAACTTATCCAACAAGAATGATTTGACGTCATAAAAGTTGGATTCGAAGTCCGCTTGCTCCTTCAAGAAAACTTCACTTTCCTCAAATTCCTCCTGCGCTTGAATATCCCAACAAGTCTCGTTGATTGATTGCCACAACTCATCCAGACGCGAAACCCGAACATTGATTTGATTTGTTGTCACATCTGATTTGAAGTCACTTACGAACCGACGGATGTTACTAAAAGTTGCACGAAGTCCTCTAAGCCTTGCCTTCAATGTTTTCAAGTCCTTGGATGCCATGATGGAGTCTCACGGTAGTTGAATTCCGAGAAGCGAAAGATATGTGGATGTAGTTTCAAGAATTTGTCCGCTTCGGCTGGACATATACTGTTCACCTCACCTATGAGAGAAAGCAGTGTCGCTCCCGAAGCCGATCGAAACCAAAATTGAAACTTGTAGCGTCTCTCCACACAAACGGGTAATTCAGTAGCACAGACTGGAGAACTAAAGATGGCGCCAGATGTACCTCAAGGCTTCGACCACTGAAGCACTTGAGTATAGGGATTGCGTCCGTAAGAAATTTGAGCCAAATTTCGTCGAAAAGGGTAAAATTTATTGTTGTGGAGCATCAACAAGAAACCAGCTTCGGCTGGGCATATATCTATATATAAGTTTACCTGGGAGACAGGATTGTGCAGCACTGCCCAAGCTCGAATGGTGTCGTCGATGCCTCGTAGGTTCCCTCTAACTCGTTTGGCGTACGTCTGGCCAGACCTCGGCCACGAATCGTCACTGCACGTCGTCGTGCAAATCCCGTGATGATCAGCTAGCTCGCTCACAAACCGGTTGGAACACCGGTCGTCGTTCGATATCGTAGTGTAGAAGGACGAGAGTAGATCGAAATGATCGTGTTAGGACACTGAAAgaaggcttcggccagacatatacgtGTTCAAACCTACCTGACCGGTGGTAGAACAGCACTCAGGCCGCCTACGTAGTCCTAGAAATCCTCAATCCGTCCAAAAGGCACTCGAAATTCTACGTTGATAGCTATCGATGTCGGTTTGCTTGGGCTGCAACTAGATATCGATTCTCCAAAACGATTGTGTTGTCCTTCCGAATCTCGCAATGGCGCAGCTGACCGATGGGCAATGCCTAGGAGTGGAATCAGCCAGTCGGGATGGCGGCTGAGACATTCAGACTCTCCTATGATGGCGTAGATCCCTTTGAAGTCTTCTTAGATGGCGCGAATCCTTTTGAGGTCGTCCTATGATGGCGCAAATCCTTTCAGCCTGCTTCGATGGCGCGAATCCTTTCAGCTGGCACAAAGGGCTCTTCAGTGCCAGCGCGATGGCGGAATTAGCTTCCAGGTCCCAACCAACGAATTGCCGGTCGAtagaatccggctcgaaggaccagttTATGTTGGGATACCTTTCGAATTCTTCGCCTTCGTCGTCCTCTGTGTGACCTTCACCGGTTGCATTTGCCGCTTCTAATCGGTGTACTGTATTTCCgggcttcagggattctccagtccTCGTATCACTAAGGACTTTCTTCTCGATACACCAGCACACACACAGGGTTTACATAATAATTACACTTTATTCACAGGACTTTCAAAACTACACTTTATTCTTACTTCTAACATTTATTCTTAAACTACGATTCACGAACATTTAAACAACATTTAAACGGACGGAGGTTCGCCCTCCGGTGACCGATCGCGAGCAGTGGTAGTGGACAACTAAACTCTCTCGATCTCTTCCCAGCATCTCCTGGTCATCATCGGTCGACTGGTCATCCGAATTGGTGAGATCGTTCCAACCGTTGAGTGACTAATCGAGTGACTCGCCTTGTCCGACAGATTATCGTGCTTGGCTGAGTAATGTGTAGGGTAGCTATCTTGTTCGTCAACAGATATActgtaccaaacgctccgagtttTTTAACAGCACatgtaaggggcgatttcttcaccctggcttaagcgttaagccaggtttaactgtatgggtaagcctggcttaccggttaagccgaggtgaagaaattggcccaaaGTAAACTTAAATTGAAATAATACAAATACGAATCATGATGAAGCATAAACGTGGAACAATCTCACGAAATTTTGCGATGATTATGCCCAATTCTAATGTCTGCAGGAACCTAGCAATTTTTCTCCGATAGTTTACGACTTCACATTGTTGAAAATAATCTTCAATCGTTCGGCAAAGTCGATCGTGCACATtgtttaaccacagacaaacagacgtaacactctgataattcccatcgtacaccgatttaacggtctttttcaaaatttgatagttggccaactgcgcaaccgtggcgctcgcatcgtttttattcgagtttgacgtttgctcactaccgccacctagttggtggtcagccaaacatagtccttttagcattgggtgaatatgtttccgtaactatgatttgaatcgaaaaatgttcgaattgttacgtctgtttgtctgtggtttaactaTACTATACGAAAGGTGTTCTAGATCTGATGGTCAAGTCCGAAGCAAtcggttacaaaaaaaaaataagctgtGAAACACTGTAGTAAtacacttatgccgtttttctttttggcggaaaatgtgtaaacaaacaacgtcaaaccaACTTTGTTACAAccaaaaccgaagtcgggttggggttgaaactgtgatctgatccagttccaaccagagattaaaattttcattttcaatgagtgaaattcaacgtgaattttgaagattctcaactgagggatcaaaataaaattcattttggtgaatgaattttttcacctattcattcgtttttctgtcattgacaattttcactgacaaataaaactggaccgtaactcccgattatacttccaattatctcaaaacttgtgtatagtagttaattagaatattaattatgttctctatttgtccattaagtcggattgtgcgtctgtttacagaaattggacattttacgacgtgcgaaaacatattcgtgacagagaattgaatgaaaaaagagaggcattctgctgacaatgaatgtggccaaacacgaatgaaaaaatgagaatgtcaatcttcactttcaatcttcgaattttttactctctggttccaacccaggttggaactgcaTAATAAAGAAAAACAGCATTATACATATTTGCAAAaggagtaagccgtgtgtgagtttattcgcacccgcttgcttcacgagtatgaagcaaaacaaaaacactcatgaattatTATTCGCGAAGAataagtggagatgcgggaattgcattttaatgcgattttaatagcaaaacaagcagTTATCCATCatatagtagtgttttgtgctttattgttcctgaaaagttaatctgtcggccgtgtaaattcgttttttttcacaaaattgaaaaatgtgagctggttcgcgaatcaatcacgagtgcgactagcttcgttagctcgcgagtgaaggaagtgcgaatatattctggcttctgttgttcacgagtaggatagctttgcgtttgtgtctactcagctgcattcctcactgtttttcATCACTGCTTTCGAGTTCAGCAcatcacgctaaaactgctcagcactaaaatgtgtaagacctactcataaatgcataatttccagaccacacaaaaatgtgtgacagttacacattctcaaaaaacagctcgtttACTCGTCTAgaagcgaaatgttgattttttttttgttttccaaggtcactagtaaacctagcgtagattggcgtacaaaattttttgcgaatttaacaattttgcggacactggagctgattttgtaaatgtgcaagggttacacagttttggtgtagtctggaaattatgcactttagtgctgagcggcgttagcgtgatggAGTCTACGTACCATTCAATTTGCTTTCCGTCTTCATTGCTTCCAACAACCAATGTTTCTTCATCATACGTGGCCAAAAATGCAATGTCTGCTTCCACGCCGATATTCGCTTTGCCTCTGGTTTCAAATTTGGGTCACTGATTGTTTGGTTTACTTACTTGATTGCGATTTCTTTCGTCCATTGGTTTCTCCTTGCATTCTCATCGTTTATAGTCTATTTGTCCGCAGTTATAGCACTTGAAGAGCCATTTCTTGCTCACAAACGCCGATTCCGAGCTTCCGGATGCTTCATCCAGCAGTCATGTTCACAATTCCTGCGTTAATCGATCCGGTTCCACAACAGTgtccaatgcacaatggtccacgaatcagatttacgaggaaagattcattcagcgccttcaaatgatattttagattaatatggtcttctacaaaatttatcctaaaaataaggccctcttttcaatatacatgaaaattagggggggggtccatattttcaaagaaattgggaactaaACTGTTTTATTTGCAAAAATAACTATATATTTgccccatttagactcggcccaaattcattactatcacagtcgaatttcgcacacgacttcgcagcggctagcgtacacaaattcggttgagttcatgacaagGGCGTCGGATgcgcaacaggtaaacaaaataacttTAATTGGTGTGcaatgtcgctgggaaatgataatCAAGTCTAGtcgattctcaaattatcacagtagtctaaagaTTAATGAAAAACCCAATACATTCTccaggaaagttgtagatctatcagttttgagcaagtttgctgaagacacattttatatgtagctttaaaacggaccgatctagaggtatttttctaaataagcttagggtggttcaagaaaaaccggttttctggcgtcaactttttcagtttcgatttttcatcaaagtcgctcaAAAGACACTTGTAGAACATaagaagacgcgtcgtttcatgcgctgaaATGGTCTTTATGTCTTTTGGtacaatagttacaggtgtttttcctaaaaaaaatcataattttttgaaaaggcCATATGATCGATTGggacaaacataaaaaatatcatttgcccgcattcaaaagaagaaatgttgttataaaacatatcaaaaattggaggggtgttatttttgtagctcatgtaaaaaatacttgaaaagtgtctattttttcaagaaaatcatcaatatcttttgaacggaatgacgtagcaacattctcaaatTTATTGTCAAAGTCGCcttagaaccacttttagagcttccaaaaacgcacattttcgtgcgctgttgctacgtcattccgtcaaaagatattgatgattttctagaaaaaatagacacttttcaaatattttttacttgagttacaaaaataacacccctctaattttttatatgttttgtaacaacatttcttctattGAAACGCTAAGGAGATAACAAATTGCACCTTGCTCTTCTATCTTAGTTCAGCTCGTTTTCAGAACACGTACCAGCTTTTAGAAATCCAGGAAATGGTTTTGTACTCCAACcaagtggtccagatttgaaaatacctggcaaaaattgccaaatcatagaaaTCTACTAGTTTAAGCCTACATGAATGTATTAGCACCTTATTATGCTCTCAATTACATTTGAATggcatttttattattattcaatTTCTTCTAACGAAGTTCGAACAAAAtagatgtttttcatacaataattTAACCATGGGCATGgcgctaatgttttggcagctcttggcagctgcaTTTTGTTTTAAACAATTCTGCATACTGagacgagcatttgaacggaatataCCCGCGAGGAGCAGCGGTGAGGGATTTGTATAACACATTGAAATTAaagtgtaagaatttctcgtactaatgataATATGATGTCAATTTCGAAGCCAAAAGTGTTgttttgatctcttgctccattgcagatgccTAATATATACAAGAACGTTTGAATAAACCTTTGGAAGCAATTGATTTACTTATACATATTAGTATACTCTCGTAGTGGTTAAACTCGTTTATgttgtttaaggtgaaacatcaagaaatcccattgcaattttgcatacaaactttagaggcacaaatccgctcttgaaaacgtgagtaggggaccaagtcgaccattgtgacagccatatttgtattctctgaagtttctccttaataaaTCATCAGTATTTTTTTCCATCAGAAGCTACTCAGTgccgtaacaagatacaaaatcaatattttcaaattctttaaaaactatTCAATGCTCATGACATTATAGATGAGTGATCGATAAACTGTAACCCATTAAAGAcatgtacaaaaatttttgtttttgttttgtttttgccagcttttctcaaaattggacctctgtgcgccTTCagatacacggtaaaaattctgcacgctcgatgtaagggaaaaatcccttaactattcaacatcccaatcagcaTGATCAGAAAGGCTTTTCCTTTGAAATCgccgcaatgctgtcagtgttgatttgagaaccaaaacaaacccaccggagaaatcaactaAAAATCACTTCAATTTGCACTAATGTtcaaagcagtacgatccaaagtgaaaagctgttgatttgataatgactgttttgggtatGAAAGTAAATAAAGATGACatgtggtagaaagtgtttcgcttcgaatcGAACCTCTCTAACaggtgtgaagtagtgtagtggtaaaacagacgattgtgaatctcaaggtcctggCATCGAATCTGCGTGTGGTgagcactttttttttaaattctagattcgaattgaaaacattgtcaacaacgaattgaagtgaagttccattaaaattgaagaggcattggatgttctttttcgaatgatatttaattgataacaaactgacagtagtgcgaattcaagtgccaatcagttcatatTACAGtgtagattttttaccgtgtacatttCTTCATCATCAATGAAGATCGCAAGAAAATATGGCTGCCGAAACCTTTCCGTTGAAACAGCTTTTGTAGCGTATCCCACATGACCTGTAGCGGTAGCCTTATCCATCACGTACTCGAAATGACTCTCAGCGATCTCTGGCGCCAATATTCACGTTTACCGACCCTTTCTCTGTGAACATCCTCGGTATCAGTCACCAAAGTTATTGCATATAGTTCTTCTTCAATTAATCGTTCCTCACAGTCTATCAAGTTCCGCACTTCAAGCAAAATCTTTATCCGAAACATCCAGATGTCGATGCGCCACTTTTTTTCTTCACCGTCCATCATGGAACTTCCGTTCAGATGAAAATCTCTCCAGACTGCTTCCAGAACTTCCGATCAGCTTGAAAATTCGTAGTTAACGGTTATGTTAGTGACTTGGCCACATAACCTAATAAATTTAGAGTTGAATTAAGTCACGTGCAGCAGTGTCGCCACCTCTGTCTTGTTTGTCggttgaagatcactgcgtccagatttttgaactattgtgatataccatTTTTTTGCTGTGAGAtgcgcaagttatctcagtaacatgtttgtcactgagataccttagtatcgactgaactcaagaccatatattattgatgaatagagatcctgagttacagtatgtgattcccccattctggcgagactagctttatcaagccaaccacgtccttgggggataagatccatatgtcagcaggccctaagaagggcttgctgagaactttaaacctatgggtgagtgcactgcaatagcagagcaTGTGTTCGCCACCTAAAGTCTTGTAATGTTTGGGCAGGcgtgcctattttgggcacttgcagctACAACTAAGTCAATTGTAACTTTatttacttactttcagttcaGTACCCACAATAAGGCAGagcgccgaattgaaagatctccatcctgggcgattgccagccatcgccttgacctatgactatgtcaaatttctgtcgacttgcttgatttcgttgttgaggctgcgccgcctctgctgcgatgtcctgctgggttccaatctaacgcatgcttgcagatttcattcccacccctgcgtagagtgtggccgacccacctccaatttcgctcccgaatttctgttgctatcggcttttgatgacatcgacgatggagatccaattgcgaggccaccatgcacgaattatataccgcaggcatctattgatgaagacctgcagccgttgagtgttctccactgatacacactgaTACGATTCTCTTTGATCCAGGTCTTTTTTCTGCTCGGCCCCAGACGGGAACCTgccaaagccccaagctgctggtctttagccgacggctgcttccggggtgtgcactcaaggcctcttgtggtgacctggatctcagggtcgttgAAATGGTGGTAGACTCACTTCCCACCTTTTGGCACCGGGCGGATAATCAAATTGCAGAAAGCGAATAAGGGAACGTGGTTAAATAAAAAATGATCTAATTCAAATAAATTCAATACTGATACTTTAATTCAATGAAATTAAATAATGAAGCTTTTATTCGAGGGAGGTTTGTGAAAAGGGAAAAATTAGAACCGACACACCTTTTTACTCGGGCTTCCCGGTTTCCACGGGACTCGGGGTTGGGTAGACGCCGTGCTTCGACGCTCGCAGTAGGCTCGGTTTGGCGCGTGCCTGGTTCGTCCAATCTTGGATGGCTCACCAGCGTCGGAGACGTCCTTCTAATTGGCGTCGGGACGCTCGTTCGTTGGTTTCCTGCTCTCTTCACTGGTAGTCTGCACCCACTCGGTTCGCGGTCGACTCACACCCACGTGGCACAATCTTCAACAGTCGAACGGTCACTTTCACTGACGGGTTTCGTTCACCACACGGAAATTTGTTGGATGGTCGATCACACGAGAATTCTGTTACAAAAAGAGCCTTGAACCAAATCTCAGGCGGGTTTTATTGCAGCTGATGTTCGTGGTTGAAATCAGCCTCCACATCAACGGGCAGTTTAACAACTAGATCAGCCGTTGAAAGATGGTCGTTTGGTGTCAGGGGGTATTGCATGGAGTGGaatgattttgaattcaaaatataataGGGTTGTAAAGGACATCTGACACCAAGGGAAAAGGAGCGGGAAAAGAAACGGGAATTTTATAACTAAATTATTCAATccatttttatttaattcaataTTCTATTTTAAATAACCACGAATTCATTTTCTATTTACAAAATATTTACAGTTTAATTATTTACAATATTGGAACCTAGAAGACAGGTTAcaacaccaggtttcactggcgtatagcagcacatatttcacgtgcgagttgaaaattcggattttggtgcgtcgactaatcttgttgtttttccatacatttcttaaactcgcaagcagccctcgccttcttgatccgtgcacctatgttaaTCTTGCtgccgccatttgactaccaagatattggaagctttcaacattctccacacgcagaaaaatcttttttaaactcaaaaaaaatcctgtgtaaaaacaacaaaaataattatCGTTCCCCggctaataattttattttttgatttcaaaaataaataatttttgatttaataatcaaaattgttgtTTTTAAAAAAGTCAGCTGTCAACATCtacaaagaattttttttttgaatttacattttttttatttttgccaaAACATGATTCCaagcgggaatcgaacacacTTCTGGAATGCTGATGAATTATCGCGCGTTGTTCATTATAGCCACAACTGCTCTTGAAAATTTATCATTTAATGTGAATCACTTTCTACGTTATGGACGCTTCACGCTTTCCGATATTGCCAAAACATGATCATAAATTATCGGTTAGCGTGATTTTCCTCTATGGTTGGAGGTGCCAACAACGCTCAAAATTTGGCAGATGGCACTTACAAAGTTGCAATCTATAATGTGTCAGCTGCCTGCCATTTAGACgtgaacattttttggatttacaatattttttttagaatcaaaaataaaaaagtatttcaaacaaaaaaatttttttttaatttacaattTTTGTCTCGTTTAGCTGTCGTATtgaaaacaacaaattttatagttgaatgaacaaaataaaattgtagAATTAAAAAATAAGTCTGTTTATAACAAAAATGagcttcaaaaatatatttttttgattcaATAAGATGAAATTTCTCTGCgtgcactgattgcccagctaccgtaaagctggaagggttcatCGTGTTTGCAACGATTTGGTCTTCTTGACGTTGATGTTAAGATCTGTCGCTGAGGAGCGGTTGGCAAGATCATCAGAGcgtcgttgagctaggagagcaacgtcattagCCCAGATTGAAGTCATTATGGTGCtccatgggctgccacagcaatccacgatttggttcatggtca contains the following coding sequences:
- the LOC134286023 gene encoding uncharacterized protein LOC134286023, encoding MASKDLKTLKARLRGLRATFSNIRRFVSDFKSDVTTNQINVRVSRLDELWQSINETCWDIQAQEEFEESEVFLKEQADFESNFYDVKSFLLDKLNELSGVDPQNQTVRVDDGSFHGVVDHVRLPQIKLQCFDGNIDEWLSFRDIYTSLIHHKADLPPVEKFHYLKGCLGGEAKALLDPLKITAANYQIAWDTLLKRYNNSKLLRKRQVQALLNLPSLAKESVGELQRLVEGFDRAVQNLDQVVEAAEYKDLLLVELLSSRLDPTTRRGWEEHASAKDKDTVKELLDFLQRRIQILESLPAKPEMKRDSTSQEKRKPFFQRTSHNAIQSNSAKCPSCSEVHGLHICPDFLKLPMSNRESFLRSHSLCRNCLKGGHIARDCSSKYSCRNCRARHHTVMCFKSQERSSNHSSTEAGNSTEGAKQGPSASDPQTSSRTMSSNMAKVSSSQILLATAIVLVEDDQGSRYPARALLDSGSECNFISESLSRLMKISAKKVDISIQGVGQTNTRVTRKIEATVKSRTSEYSRSMEFLILPNVTACLPTATVKINGWNLPQEVELADPEFFRSRKVDIVLGIQAFFSFFQSGKEISLGQGLPTLTESVFGWIVSGEIFAPVDGAVQGRLSCNIAISENLVEILTRFWSCEEVGTVNSYSPEETRCEEQFVRTVRREADGRYTVTLPKDEQILRQLGESREIAEKRLRSVERRLSRNPELQGQYNDFMAEYLELGHMRMVEDSNDAVQRVYLPHHPVIKESSTTTKVRVVFDASCKTSTGISLNDALFAGPIVQQDLRSIILRSRIRQVMVVSDVEKMFRQIWVNERDTPLQCILWFGPDNEIVTYELITVTYGTKSAPFLATRTLKQLAEDERGNFPLAAKAIDEDVYMDDVISGADDVESAIVLRCQFDAMLLSGGFRLRKWASNRPEVLKDIPKEDLALPTADGIDWDQDAEVKTLGLTWLPNADCFKFQFTIPPFVEGQHLTKRNVLSIVAKLFDPLGLLGATITTAKVFMQRLWTLENEKDRKLAWDDQLPQTVGEEWRKYHEQLPLLNTIQVPRCVITPGARSVEFHCFCDASMVAYGATVYVRSENQYGTVSVHLLTSKSKIAPLKTQSLPRLELCGALLSAQLWEKVSNAVKLDVNVYFWTDSTCVLQWIKSAPGTWTTFVANRVAKIQAITEGRSWAHVSGKTNPADLISRGILPNEILKNELWWSGPNWLKTPKHQWKASPIPDQTPLEMRKTFATCTAKENSFVSDFVERFSDYNKLIRTTAYWLRLIAKLNHDNTCKEGFLTTGELQQAEALLIRKVQDEYFSKEIKALHEGCAVGRSSPLRWFYPRITEDGVLRVGGRLRHSSTSECFMPGHSSFSLPYDNAFGLSVAGTVPGRLFIVVNVAFGQNLLASNNKWKFPSHFRVGEDVDEQDSYPTHYSAKHDNLSDKASHSISHSTVGTISPIRMTSRPMMTRRCWEEIERV